Genomic DNA from Microbacterium neungamense:
GACTGGTTCGCGGTCACCGCCCTGTTCCGCCGCCCGCTCGGCCTGCCGATCCCGCACACCGCGATCATCCCGACCCGCAAGGACGAGATCGGCCGCTCCCTGGGCGAGTTCGTGGAGGCGAACTTCCTGTCCGCGGAGGTCGTGCGCGCCAAGCTCGCGACGACGTCCGTGGCGCGCCGCTTCGGCGACTGGCTGCGCCGGCCCGCGCACGCCGAGCGGGTCGCCGCCGAGGGCGCGACCGTCGCCACCGCCGTGCTGCACGCGCTCAGCGACGACGACGTGCGCGACCTGATCGCCGATCTCGCCCGCGAGCACCTTGTCGCGCCGGAGTGGGGACCGCCGGCGGGCGCCTGGCTGCAGCGGATCGTCGAGGCCGACGCGCACCGCGGCGCGGTGGATCTCGCCGTGGACAGCATCGCCACCTGGCTGGACGGCAACGCGGAGGCGTTCTCCGGCCTGGTGTCGCGCCGCCTGCCGGCCTGGGTGCCGCGGATCGCGCAGCGGCTGGTCGACGAGACCGTGTACAACGAGGCGGTGAAGTTCGTCCGCGCCGTGCAGGCGGATGCCGGGCATCCGGCCCGCCGCGCTCTCGACGGCTACCTCGCCCGCCTCGCCGACGGCCTGCAGCACGACCCGGCGGTGCGCGCCCGCTTCGAGGGCGCCAAGGCGGCCATGTTCGACAGTCCCCGCGTCGCGGCGCTGGCCGCGGAGGCGTGGAACACCGCGAAGAACGGGCTGCTCACGGCTCTCGCCGACCCGGAGAGCGGGCTGCGGCGGCGCGCCGCCACGGCCCTGACCGAGGTGGGCGAGCGGCTGGCCACGGATGCCGCCCTGCAGGCCCGCGTGGACGGCTGGGCCACCGAGGCGGCGGTGTTCCTCGTCGACCGCTACCGGCACGACATCGCCTCGATCATCACCGATACCGTGGAGCGGTGGGACGCCGCCGAGACCACCGAGAAGATCGAGCTCATGGTCGGTCGCGACCTGCAGTACATCCGCCTGAACGGCACGGTCGTGGGCGCCCTCGCGGGCCTGGCGATCTTCGCCGTCGCCCACAACCTGATCCCCGGAGCATGACATGGCACTCTCGCACGACCCCCTCTGGCCCCGCGCGGGCTCCTGGCCGGCCTTCGACGACGCGGCGGATGCCGTGCTGCTCGGCGTCCCCGCCTGGCGCAGCTCGCTGTCGCCGACC
This window encodes:
- a CDS encoding DUF445 domain-containing protein — protein: MSRTPMALLSPADQERLRGLRRMKAVALGALLAMAIAFVFAFWLQERHPWLAYLRAAAEGGMVGALADWFAVTALFRRPLGLPIPHTAIIPTRKDEIGRSLGEFVEANFLSAEVVRAKLATTSVARRFGDWLRRPAHAERVAAEGATVATAVLHALSDDDVRDLIADLAREHLVAPEWGPPAGAWLQRIVEADAHRGAVDLAVDSIATWLDGNAEAFSGLVSRRLPAWVPRIAQRLVDETVYNEAVKFVRAVQADAGHPARRALDGYLARLADGLQHDPAVRARFEGAKAAMFDSPRVAALAAEAWNTAKNGLLTALADPESGLRRRAATALTEVGERLATDAALQARVDGWATEAAVFLVDRYRHDIASIITDTVERWDAAETTEKIELMVGRDLQYIRLNGTVVGALAGLAIFAVAHNLIPGA